A genomic region of Dreissena polymorpha isolate Duluth1 chromosome 4, UMN_Dpol_1.0, whole genome shotgun sequence contains the following coding sequences:
- the LOC127877813 gene encoding uncharacterized protein LOC127877813 isoform X2, protein MGSKKVRNYSNKGVKNIENADSSKTLKSQQMKKQRQDNYTKIDKSPVTNPDSSNSSVHKTFLFVVLALLVATTAVILTNDNLKHFMKISEETAEFRLPIIDLDKAKVDQQAVAAQVVDALENIGFLYVDNIHGIDFDKLMECCKWFFGQPKEVKESLMRKHWKPENQNVYRGYFPVVEGDPSRKEGFEFGRDIDPNDPTVQPGNWFYEPSVWPKENGSFPFKELLQNYYEILHNASLDVLRLAAVGLGIDEHSFDPIFADRPVTTFRLMHYPPWNDAPPANAKIEDGKIITTPEHSDSNFLTMLYTFHYTGLEVLTAEGKWSAPEPRPGSFVMNIGDVFSRMMGGRFKATRHRVLDIGVDRYSVPFFFEPSYDGDIGVNFMSLATGQGPEHKVEKYGPWMIQQVKYIKKYFEYKVLPEF, encoded by the exons ATGGGATCCAAAAAAGTACGGAATTATTCCAACAAAGGAGTCAAGAACATAGAAAATGCTGATTCTAGTAAAACGTTAAAATCACAGCAAATGAAGAAGCAACGACAGGACAATTATACCAAAATAGACAAGTCGCCAGTGACAAACCCAGACTCGTCAAACAGTTCCGTTCACAAGACATTCCTGTTTGTTGTGTTGGCGTTGCTGGTTGCAACTACTGCTGTGATTCTCACGAATGATAACTTGAAACATTTTATGA AGATTAGTGAAGAGACTGCGGAGTTCCGTCTGCCGATCATTGACCTAGACAAGGCCAAGGTTGACCAGCAGGCGGTGGCAGCTCAGGTGGTCGACGCACTGGAAAACATCGGCTTTCTCTACGTTGACAACATCCATGGCATCGATTTCGACAAATTGATGGAGTGCTGCAAGTGGTTCTTCGGTCAGCCAAAGGAGGTAAAAGAGTCGCTGATGAGAAAACATTGGAAACCGGAAAACCAGAACGTATACCGCGGCTATTTCCCGGTTGTGGAAGGCGATCCCAGTCGCAAGGAGGGCTTCGAGTTTGGGCGGGACATTGACCCTAATGACCCTACTGTCCAGCCCGGAAACTGGTTTTATGAGCCGTCTGTTTGGCCAAAAGAGAATGGGTCATTTCCATTCAAGGAGTTGTTGCAGAACTATTACGAGATCTTACACAACGCCAGTCTTGATGTTTTGCGACTAGCAGCAGTCGGCCTGGGGATAGACGAACACTCATTCGATCCCATATTCGCTGACCGACCAGTCACAACTTTCCGTTTAATGCATTACCCTCCCTGGAACGACGCTCCACCGGCAAATGCAAAGATTGAAGACGGTAAGATCATCACCACGCCGGAACACTCGGACTCCAACTTCCTCACAATGTTGTACACTTTCCACTACACGGGACTGGAGGTGTTAACGGCGGAAGGGAAGTGGAGTGCCCCGGAACCGCGACCCGGCAGTTTCGTCATGAACATTGGGGACGTATTCTCCCGCATGATGGGCGGGAGGTTCAAGGCCACTCGCCACCGTGTACTTGATATTGGAGTCGACCGGTACTCCGTGCCTTTCTTTTTTGAACCGTCTTATGACGGCGACATTGGGGTGAATTTCATGTCGCTTGCTACTGGACAAGGGCCGGAACATAAAGTGGAAAAATACGGGCCGTGGATGATTCAGCAAGtgaaatacataaaaaagtaCTTTGAATACAAAGTGTTACCAGAGTTTTGA
- the LOC127877813 gene encoding uncharacterized protein LOC127877813 isoform X1 yields the protein MGSKKVRNYSNKGVKNIENADSSKTLKSQQMKKQRQDNYTKIDKSPVTNPDSSNSSVHKTFLFVVLALLVATTAVILTNDNLKHFMISEISEETAEFRLPIIDLDKAKVDQQAVAAQVVDALENIGFLYVDNIHGIDFDKLMECCKWFFGQPKEVKESLMRKHWKPENQNVYRGYFPVVEGDPSRKEGFEFGRDIDPNDPTVQPGNWFYEPSVWPKENGSFPFKELLQNYYEILHNASLDVLRLAAVGLGIDEHSFDPIFADRPVTTFRLMHYPPWNDAPPANAKIEDGKIITTPEHSDSNFLTMLYTFHYTGLEVLTAEGKWSAPEPRPGSFVMNIGDVFSRMMGGRFKATRHRVLDIGVDRYSVPFFFEPSYDGDIGVNFMSLATGQGPEHKVEKYGPWMIQQVKYIKKYFEYKVLPEF from the exons ATGGGATCCAAAAAAGTACGGAATTATTCCAACAAAGGAGTCAAGAACATAGAAAATGCTGATTCTAGTAAAACGTTAAAATCACAGCAAATGAAGAAGCAACGACAGGACAATTATACCAAAATAGACAAGTCGCCAGTGACAAACCCAGACTCGTCAAACAGTTCCGTTCACAAGACATTCCTGTTTGTTGTGTTGGCGTTGCTGGTTGCAACTACTGCTGTGATTCTCACGAATGATAACTTGAAACATTTTATGA TTTCAGAGATTAGTGAAGAGACTGCGGAGTTCCGTCTGCCGATCATTGACCTAGACAAGGCCAAGGTTGACCAGCAGGCGGTGGCAGCTCAGGTGGTCGACGCACTGGAAAACATCGGCTTTCTCTACGTTGACAACATCCATGGCATCGATTTCGACAAATTGATGGAGTGCTGCAAGTGGTTCTTCGGTCAGCCAAAGGAGGTAAAAGAGTCGCTGATGAGAAAACATTGGAAACCGGAAAACCAGAACGTATACCGCGGCTATTTCCCGGTTGTGGAAGGCGATCCCAGTCGCAAGGAGGGCTTCGAGTTTGGGCGGGACATTGACCCTAATGACCCTACTGTCCAGCCCGGAAACTGGTTTTATGAGCCGTCTGTTTGGCCAAAAGAGAATGGGTCATTTCCATTCAAGGAGTTGTTGCAGAACTATTACGAGATCTTACACAACGCCAGTCTTGATGTTTTGCGACTAGCAGCAGTCGGCCTGGGGATAGACGAACACTCATTCGATCCCATATTCGCTGACCGACCAGTCACAACTTTCCGTTTAATGCATTACCCTCCCTGGAACGACGCTCCACCGGCAAATGCAAAGATTGAAGACGGTAAGATCATCACCACGCCGGAACACTCGGACTCCAACTTCCTCACAATGTTGTACACTTTCCACTACACGGGACTGGAGGTGTTAACGGCGGAAGGGAAGTGGAGTGCCCCGGAACCGCGACCCGGCAGTTTCGTCATGAACATTGGGGACGTATTCTCCCGCATGATGGGCGGGAGGTTCAAGGCCACTCGCCACCGTGTACTTGATATTGGAGTCGACCGGTACTCCGTGCCTTTCTTTTTTGAACCGTCTTATGACGGCGACATTGGGGTGAATTTCATGTCGCTTGCTACTGGACAAGGGCCGGAACATAAAGTGGAAAAATACGGGCCGTGGATGATTCAGCAAGtgaaatacataaaaaagtaCTTTGAATACAAAGTGTTACCAGAGTTTTGA